Below is a window of Tsuneonella deserti DNA.
AGACCCCGAGGTAACCGCCGCGCTTTCGCCAGAGGACCTCGAGGCCAAGTTCGATCTCGATTATCATTTCGCCCACGTCGACACGATCTTCGCCCGCGTCTTCCCCTCCTGACGGGCACGCCCTTCCCTTCAATCCCCATCTTGCCTAGACCGGGCCAGCAACGGTTACGTCTTCAAGGAGAACGCCCATGCAGATCGTTCGCACAATCGTCTGGGCCGCCTTGCTAGCGCTCCTTCTGGCGTTCAGCTTTTTCAACTGGCGCCCGGTCGAAGTGCAGATCTGGGACAATCTGGTGCTGGAAACCAAGATACCCGCACTCGTGATTGTCGCTTTCCTGCTGGGGCTGGTGCCGATGTGGCTGATCCATCGTGGCAGCAAGTGGCGGCTGCAGCGGCGGGTCGCGACGCTGGAGAACGCGGTGCGCGCGCAAGCCGTGGCGCCCACTGCCCCGCCAGTTGAACGACCCCTGACCCGCCCCGACGCGCCGGTCGAAGGCGCTCCGGTGCCCCGCAGCGAAATACTTGGATGAGCAATCCGGTTTACCTTGCGCTCGACCTGCCGCGGTTGGACGAAGCGAAAGCGCTCGCGAACCGGGTCAAGGCTCACGTCGGCGGCATCAAGCTCGGGCTAGAATTCTTTTGCGCGCATGGTCACCACGGGGTGCACGAAATCGCGCGGATCGGCCTGCCGATATTCCTCGATCTCAAGTTCCACGATATCCCCAACACCGTCGCCGGCGCGATGCAGGCTATCCACGTCCTGGAGCCGGCCATCGTCACCGTCCACGCCAGTGGCGGCCGGGCCATGATGGAAGATGCAAAGGCGGCCGCCGGAAACGGCACGAAGGTCGTTGCCGTGACCATGCTCACCAGCCTCGACGAACGCGATCTTGCGCGCACGGGGGTGATGGGCAATGCGCACGACCAGGTTCTTCGCCTGGCGGAACTGGCGCATATCGCGGGTCTCGACGGCGTCGTGTGCTCCGGACACGAAGTGAAGTCGGTGCATGGCCAGTGGAAGGATGGGTTTTTCGTGGTTCCTGGTTTGCGGCTTGCCGGGCATGGGGTCGGCGACCAGAAGCGTGTGGTGACGCCGCGTCAGGCCCGCGATGATGGTGCCAGCGTGCTGGTGGTCGGCAGGCCGATCAGCCGCGCTGATGATCCCGTGGAAGCCGCGCGCAATATCGAGGCGACGCTGTAAGGATGTCCCGCCCGCTCGTTAAGGTATGCGGCTGCAACAGCGCGGAAGCGGTTGACGCGGCGGTGGACGCGGGCGCCGATTACATCGGGCTGGTTCACTATGCGCCCTCCCCGCGTCACGTCACGTTGGAGCAAGGGGCCGCGCTGCGGGCGCGCGTCCCCTCCACCACGAAGGTCGTTCTCCTGCTGGTCAACGAACAGCCGCTGCCGACCGCGCAGGCGGTGGATGCCGTTCGGCCTGACATCGTCCAGTTCCATGGCGGTGAAACCCCCGAATGGCTGGGCCTTCTCAAGCGGGCAGTCTCGCACGAGCTGTGGAAGGCGATCGGCGTTCGCAGCGCGGCGACACTCACCGACACGCTGCGCTACCGCGGGGCAGCTGACCGCATTCTCTACGATGCCGCACCTGGCGTGCTGCCGGGCGGGAACGGCCTTGCCCTTGACTGGTCGCTGCTGACGAACTTCCGCCACGAACTGCCCTGGGGTCTTGCCGGCGGGCTCAATCCCGACAACGTGGCCGAGGCGATCCGCGTGACCGGCGCCCCGCTGGTGGACGCGTCGAGCGGCCTCGAGAGCGCGCCGGGTGTCAAGGACCCGGGCCGCATCCGTGCCTTCATCGAGGCGGCCCGCGGCGGCTAGGCAAACGAATCTCGACTTCGCACCCTGTCGGCGGCAAGGGGAGCGCGATGAACAGCCCCAACTCATTCCGCAACCAACCCGACGAACGCGGCCACTTCGGCGGCTACGGCGGCCGTTATGTCGCCGAGACGTTGATGCCGCTGATCCTGGAGCTGGAAGCGGCATATCGCGCGGCGCAGGCGGACCCCTCGTTTCAGGCCGAGTTCGACGATCTTATGGCGAACTACGTCGGACGGCCCAGCCCGCTCTACTTCGCCCCCCGCCTGACCGAGGCGCTCGGCGGCGCGCAAATCTGGTTCAAGCGCGACGAGCTCAACCACACCGGCGCGCACAAGATCAACAACTGCATCGGGCAGATCCTGCTTGCGATCCGCATGGGCAAGAAGAAGATCATCGCCGAAACCGGCGCTGGCCAGCACGGGGTCGCAACGGCGACGGTCTGCGCGCGGTTCGGCCTTCCCTGCACGATCTTCATGGGCGCCACGGACGTCAGTCGCCAGCAGCCGAACGTGTTCCGCATGAAGCTGCTCGGGGCCGAGGTGATCCCTGTCACCAGCGGAGCGGCCACCCTCAAGGACGCGATGAACGAGGCGCTGCGCCACTGGGTCGCGAACGTCGAGGACACGTTCTACATTATCGGCACTGCCGCCGGTCCGCATCCCTACCCCGAGATGGTGCGCGATTTCCAATCGGTCATCGGCAAGGAAGCGCGCGCGCAGATGCTCGAGCGGACCGGCCGCCTGCCCGATCTGCTGGTTGCAGCGATCGGAGGGGGAAGCAACGCGATCGGGTTGTTCCATCCGTTCCTCGACGATGCCGAGGTCAAGATGCTCGGCGTCGAGGCGGCGGGGCACGGCCTCGACAAGCAGCACGCTGCTTCCCTTGCGGGTGGTTTCCCGGGAGTGCTCCACGGCAACAAGACCTACCTGCTGCAGGACGAAGACGGCCAGATCGCCGAGGCGCATTCGATTTCGGCGGGCCTGGACTACCCCGGAATCGGCCCCGAGCACGCCTGGCTCAAGGAAACCGGACGCGTCGAATACACCGCGATTGATGACAATGAAGCGCTCGATGCGTTCCAGATTCTCTGCCGAACAGAAGGTATCATACCGGCACTCGAGCCGAGTCACGCCATCGCCGCGGTCGCAAGGCGCGCGAAGGAGATGGACCGCGATGCCATCATTCTCGCCAACCTGTGCGGACGCGGTGACAAGGACATCTTCACGGTAGCCGAGGCGCTGGGAGTGGAGATGTGAGCCAGCGTCTCGCCTCCGCATTCGCCAGGGGCCGGCCCGCGCTCGTCTGCTTTCTGACTGCCGGCGACGGCGATACGGCATCGAACCTCGATGCCTTGGTCGCCGGCGGTGCGGACGTGATCGAGCTGGGGATGCCGTTCACCGATCCGATGGCCGACGGCCCTGCCATCCAGGCCGCCAACATCCGCAGCCTGGCTGCCGGAACGACCAATCGCGACGTGCTGCTGATCGCCAACGAGTTCCGCGAGCGGCACCCCGACGTGCCGCTGGTGCTGATGGGCTATGCCAACCCGATGATCCGCCGCGGGCCCGAGTGGTTCGCTTCGGAAGCGTCCGCCTGCGGGGTGGACGGGGTCATCTGCGTCGATATTCCGCCGGAGGAGGACGACGCGCTCGGACCGGCGCTGCGCGACGCCGGGATCGATCTCATCCGCCTTGCCACCCCGACCACCGACGCCCGGCGCTTGCCGACGGTACTCGAAGGTTCGTCCGGCTTCGTCTATTACGTCTCGGTCGCGGGCATCACGGGTCTGCAACAGGCGAACACCGCCTCGATCGAAAGCGCGGTCGCCCGGCTCAAGGCGGCGACTGACCTTCCCATCGCGGTCGGGTTCGGGGTCCGCACTCCGGAGCAGGCGGGCGCCATCGCGCGAGTGGCAGACGGCGTGGTCGTCGGCTCCGCGCTCGTCGAACTTGTCGAGCACCACGGCGTCCACGCGCCGGAACACATCAGGGCGCTGACCGCTTCGCTGGCCGAAGCCGTGCACGCGCAAAACAAGGAGATCGCCGGATGAGCTGGCTCAACCGCGTCCGCAATTCGCTCCCGTTCCTTCCCAAGCGAGAGACGCCGGACAACCTGTGGGTCAAGTGCCCGGGCTGCCAGGAAATGCTGTTCGTCAAGGAATACGAGGACAACCTCGATGTCTGCCCGCGCTGCGGCTTCCACGGGCGCATCGGCGCCGACAAGCGGCTTTCCCAATTGCTCGACGTAGGGTTCGAGCTGCTTCCGCAACCGAGCGTCAAGGAAGATCCGCTCAAGTTCCGCGACACCAAGAAGTACACCGACCGCATCAAGCAGGCCCGGGCCAAGAACCCGCATTCCGATGCCTTCAGCGTGGGGTCCGGTGCGATCGACGGGCGGCCTGCCGTGGTCGGGGTGCAGGACTTCGGCTTCATGGGCGGGTCGATGGGCATGGCCGTCGGCGCGGCTTTCGTTGCCGGGGCCCAGAAGGCAATCGAGCGGCATTGCCCCTACATCGTTGTCACTGCCGCTGGCGGCGCGCGGATGCAGGAAGGCATCCTCAGCCTGATGCAGATGCCCAAGGCGACCGTGATGACGCGGCGCCTCAAGGAAGCGGGCCTCCCCTACATCGTCGTGCTGACCGATCCCACCACCGGCGGCGTCACCGCGAGCTATGCGATGCTGGGCGATGTCCACATCGCCGAGCCCGGCGCGCTGATCGGCTTCGCGGGCCAACGTGTGATCCAGGACACTATCCGGGAACAGCTTCCCGAAGGCTTCCAGCGCGCCGAGTACCTGCTCAAGCACGGCATGGTCGACATGGTCGTGCCCCGCGGCGAGCTCAAGGCACGGCTGGCGACGCTGATCGACTATCTCGCTCCGCGAAAGGCTGCCTGAGGCCGCCGTGAAGGACTTCGCCCGTTCGGACGATCCGGCGGTCCAGGCACAGCTTGACCGGCTGGCGGCCCTGTCGCTGCCGCAAGGCCGTTTCGGGCTGGAGACGATCAAGACACTGCTTGAGCGGCTGGGCAATCCGCAGGACCGGCTTCCCCCCGTGTTTCACGTGGCCGGGACCAACGGCAAGGGATCGACCTGCGCCTACCTCCGGGGGATGCTCGAAGCCGGTGGCCTGACTGTCCACGCCGCGACCAAACCGCACCTTGTCCGCTACAACGAGCGCATCCGCATCGCTGGCAAGCTGATCGCCGACGAGCAACTCGCCGCCCTGCTGCGAGACGTCCTCGATGCCGGCGAGGATCTCGGGCCGAGCTTCTTCGAGGTGACCACAGCGGCCACCTTCCTGGCCTTTGCCGAGACCGCCGCGGACGCCTGCGTGATCGAAGTGGGCCTGGGTGGCCGTTTCGATGCCACCAACGTTATCGAACGCCCCGCCGCATGCGGCATCGCCAGCCTGGGGATTGATCACGAGGCCTTCCTGCTCGCGCCGGAGGAAGGCACGCCGGATGATCCGCTCGCCCGCATTGCATTCGAAAAGGCGGGCATCGTGCGCCCGGGCCGGCCGCTGGTGACGATGGAGTATCCCGAAGCGGCCGAGCTCGAGATCGAACGCGCCGCATTGGCTGCCGGCGCCCCGCTCCACATGCGCGGGCACGACTGGCATGCAAACGTGGGCGAGCGCATCGAATATGAGGACCGTCACGGACGCCTCGCCCTGCCGCTACCCGCGCTTGCAGGGGCGCACCAGGCCGACAATGCCGCCTTGGCGGTTGCCATGTTGCGCCACCAGGATTTCGTGACCGTGGGGCCGGATGCGCTGGAAGCCGGGATTCGCACTGCCCGCTGGCCCGCACGCCTCCAGCCGCTCGGCGCCGGCGCGCTGAGCGCGATCGTGCCCGGAAGGCAACTATGGCTCGACGGGGGGCACAACCCGGATGCAGGCCTTGCCATCGCTCGTCATTTCGAGGGTCGCCTGCACCTCGTCATCGGCATGCTGGCCAACAAGAACCCGCTGGCCATCGTCGAGCCGCTGGCGGAACGGCTGGAGACTATCTCGGTGGTGCCCGTACCCCGCAGCGACAGCCATCGGCCCGAAGCATTCGGACCGGGAGCGCTCGGCTTCGCGGGAATCGAGGAAGCACTGGCCGCGATCCCTGCCGACGATCTGCCGATCCTTATAGCCGGATCGCTGTACCTTGCTGGAGCGGTGCTCGAGAAGAACGGCGAGCTTCCCGATTGATCCGGCGGTCGATGCCCTAAACCGGCGGATCGGCCCGCGCGTCTCCTTCACCGACCTCGCCCGCGGTGCCCATCGCAGCATCGACCAGGCCGGCGCGCATCATCCACCAGAACAGCGCGATGCCTGGCAGGGCGAGAACCGTGGTGAGCAGGTAGAAGTTCACGTAGCCGTAGCTCTCGATCAGTCCGCCCGCCGTCGTCCCGGTAAGAAAGCGGCCGACGATGCTCGCGCCCGCGCTGATCAGGGCATACTGGGCCGCGGTGAAACGCAAGTCGCACAGGGCCGAGAAGTAGGCGACAACGACCACTCCGCCGAAGCCGCTGGCGAAGTTCTCGAACCCGATCGCGCTTGCCATGCCGATATTGCTGTGCCCTGCTGCAGCCAGCGCGGCGAAGCTGAGATTGGATATGGCCATCAGCACGAGCGCGATCAGCACCGACCGCTTGAGGCCGAGCTTGGCGTAGAGCACCCCGCCGACGAACACGCCTATGATCAGCGCCCAGAAGCCGACCCCGATATCGTAGAGCGCGATCTCGTCATTGGTGAACCCGAGGTCGTCGAACAACAACCGGAAGGTCAGGTTCGCGAGCGTGTCGCCGATCTTGTGAACCAGGATGAACAACAGCACCAGCCAGGCGCCGCTGCGCTGGAAGAACTCGACGAACGGGCCAGCGATGGATTGCCAGATCTCGCTTAGGCTGCGCTTGGCCGCGACGACTTTGCGCCGTTCCGGTTCGCCCAGCACCAACGCGGTAATCATCGCCGGAAGCGCGAATGCCGCGCAGGCGATATAGGCCGCCTCCCACCCGTAACGCGCGGCCACGACGAGCGCGAGCGCGCCCGCGGCGGCGGAACCGATGCGCCAGCCGTACTGGCTCATGCCCGATCCGGTGCCGAGCTGGTACGGCTTCAAGGTTTCGATGCGGTATGCGTCGATGACGATGTCGAAGGTCGCGCCCGCGATGCCGAGCAGGACTGCCGATGTCGCCGTCCAGATGATGTCGGCGCCCGGATCGGCCAGGGCGAGGTTGACGGTTGCCGCCATCACGAAAGCACCCGCGAGCAGCATCCAGGACACGCGCTGGC
It encodes the following:
- the trpA gene encoding tryptophan synthase subunit alpha, producing MSQRLASAFARGRPALVCFLTAGDGDTASNLDALVAGGADVIELGMPFTDPMADGPAIQAANIRSLAAGTTNRDVLLIANEFRERHPDVPLVLMGYANPMIRRGPEWFASEASACGVDGVICVDIPPEEDDALGPALRDAGIDLIRLATPTTDARRLPTVLEGSSGFVYYVSVAGITGLQQANTASIESAVARLKAATDLPIAVGFGVRTPEQAGAIARVADGVVVGSALVELVEHHGVHAPEHIRALTASLAEAVHAQNKEIAG
- a CDS encoding phosphoribosylanthranilate isomerase, translated to MSRPLVKVCGCNSAEAVDAAVDAGADYIGLVHYAPSPRHVTLEQGAALRARVPSTTKVVLLLVNEQPLPTAQAVDAVRPDIVQFHGGETPEWLGLLKRAVSHELWKAIGVRSAATLTDTLRYRGAADRILYDAAPGVLPGGNGLALDWSLLTNFRHELPWGLAGGLNPDNVAEAIRVTGAPLVDASSGLESAPGVKDPGRIRAFIEAARGG
- the accD gene encoding acetyl-CoA carboxylase, carboxyltransferase subunit beta, which translates into the protein MSWLNRVRNSLPFLPKRETPDNLWVKCPGCQEMLFVKEYEDNLDVCPRCGFHGRIGADKRLSQLLDVGFELLPQPSVKEDPLKFRDTKKYTDRIKQARAKNPHSDAFSVGSGAIDGRPAVVGVQDFGFMGGSMGMAVGAAFVAGAQKAIERHCPYIVVTAAGGARMQEGILSLMQMPKATVMTRRLKEAGLPYIVVLTDPTTGGVTASYAMLGDVHIAEPGALIGFAGQRVIQDTIREQLPEGFQRAEYLLKHGMVDMVVPRGELKARLATLIDYLAPRKAA
- the trpB gene encoding tryptophan synthase subunit beta; this translates as MNSPNSFRNQPDERGHFGGYGGRYVAETLMPLILELEAAYRAAQADPSFQAEFDDLMANYVGRPSPLYFAPRLTEALGGAQIWFKRDELNHTGAHKINNCIGQILLAIRMGKKKIIAETGAGQHGVATATVCARFGLPCTIFMGATDVSRQQPNVFRMKLLGAEVIPVTSGAATLKDAMNEALRHWVANVEDTFYIIGTAAGPHPYPEMVRDFQSVIGKEARAQMLERTGRLPDLLVAAIGGGSNAIGLFHPFLDDAEVKMLGVEAAGHGLDKQHAASLAGGFPGVLHGNKTYLLQDEDGQIAEAHSISAGLDYPGIGPEHAWLKETGRVEYTAIDDNEALDAFQILCRTEGIIPALEPSHAIAAVARRAKEMDRDAIILANLCGRGDKDIFTVAEALGVEM
- a CDS encoding AmpG family muropeptide MFS transporter; this encodes MVEEAELARVQQRSLWDSIKPYLEKESLAAFFVGVSSGFPFALLAATLTTRLAQSGIDKSTVTAFTLAFFVYNLKPLWAWIVDGVRLPVLGRLGQRVSWMLLAGAFVMAATVNLALADPGADIIWTATSAVLLGIAGATFDIVIDAYRIETLKPYQLGTGSGMSQYGWRIGSAAAGALALVVAARYGWEAAYIACAAFALPAMITALVLGEPERRKVVAAKRSLSEIWQSIAGPFVEFFQRSGAWLVLLFILVHKIGDTLANLTFRLLFDDLGFTNDEIALYDIGVGFWALIIGVFVGGVLYAKLGLKRSVLIALVLMAISNLSFAALAAAGHSNIGMASAIGFENFASGFGGVVVVAYFSALCDLRFTAAQYALISAGASIVGRFLTGTTAGGLIESYGYVNFYLLTTVLALPGIALFWWMMRAGLVDAAMGTAGEVGEGDARADPPV
- a CDS encoding DUF1049 domain-containing protein, encoding MQIVRTIVWAALLALLLAFSFFNWRPVEVQIWDNLVLETKIPALVIVAFLLGLVPMWLIHRGSKWRLQRRVATLENAVRAQAVAPTAPPVERPLTRPDAPVEGAPVPRSEILG
- the pyrF gene encoding orotidine-5'-phosphate decarboxylase — translated: MSNPVYLALDLPRLDEAKALANRVKAHVGGIKLGLEFFCAHGHHGVHEIARIGLPIFLDLKFHDIPNTVAGAMQAIHVLEPAIVTVHASGGRAMMEDAKAAAGNGTKVVAVTMLTSLDERDLARTGVMGNAHDQVLRLAELAHIAGLDGVVCSGHEVKSVHGQWKDGFFVVPGLRLAGHGVGDQKRVVTPRQARDDGASVLVVGRPISRADDPVEAARNIEATL
- a CDS encoding bifunctional folylpolyglutamate synthase/dihydrofolate synthase, which encodes MKDFARSDDPAVQAQLDRLAALSLPQGRFGLETIKTLLERLGNPQDRLPPVFHVAGTNGKGSTCAYLRGMLEAGGLTVHAATKPHLVRYNERIRIAGKLIADEQLAALLRDVLDAGEDLGPSFFEVTTAATFLAFAETAADACVIEVGLGGRFDATNVIERPAACGIASLGIDHEAFLLAPEEGTPDDPLARIAFEKAGIVRPGRPLVTMEYPEAAELEIERAALAAGAPLHMRGHDWHANVGERIEYEDRHGRLALPLPALAGAHQADNAALAVAMLRHQDFVTVGPDALEAGIRTARWPARLQPLGAGALSAIVPGRQLWLDGGHNPDAGLAIARHFEGRLHLVIGMLANKNPLAIVEPLAERLETISVVPVPRSDSHRPEAFGPGALGFAGIEEALAAIPADDLPILIAGSLYLAGAVLEKNGELPD